A single region of the Streptomyces virginiae genome encodes:
- a CDS encoding maleylpyruvate isomerase N-terminal domain-containing protein gives MDHVERLVVLRTETAAFEKAVRRAFDLGEPVPAVPSCPGWSVTDLVRHLGGVHRYLAHVLRERLTVPPDPAGLTPPSPRAARTR, from the coding sequence ATGGATCACGTCGAGAGACTCGTCGTCCTCCGGACCGAGACGGCGGCGTTCGAGAAGGCGGTGCGCCGGGCCTTCGACCTCGGCGAGCCGGTGCCCGCGGTGCCCTCCTGCCCGGGCTGGTCGGTCACCGACCTCGTGCGACACCTGGGTGGGGTGCACCGCTACCTCGCGCACGTCCTGCGCGAGCGGCTCACGGTCCCGCCCGACCCCGCCGGCCTCACCCCCCCGAGCCCCCGGGCGGCCCGGACCCGCTGA
- a CDS encoding ATP-binding protein encodes MTDRRTRTRRTMVERDAELAIVDEALDQLTGPGPDAGGALLAFSGPAGLGKTTLLAELRRRAHVRNCTVLAARGGEQEQSQPFHVARQLIQPQLAGTSEQELRAALGGWYSIVGPALGLCAPEQGAPPDPQGLRDGLDWVLTHLVVKRAPVALVLDDAHWADPESLGWLAAFAPRAEHLPLLLVVAYRPDELPEHADAFRTLPGRAGQRPLPLAPLTPAAVATLVREAVGAHADDAFCQEAWAVTTGNPFEAVELTAKVRGKGLTPVEANAPQLRDLAAAQRGSGLVARLERLGPSTVRFAWACAVLGTAIPQDLAARVAALGAEEAVDATRRLRDSRILSAATAEEPDAGLEFVHPLIATAIYRAIPDALRVALHGKAAAAVVDAGLGSSAAARHLLETHPENDPWVVRTLREAAGENLRAGAPEAARRQLARALLEPPDFDERAAVLYELGCASLLTEPANTVNHLRAALAEPSDDPTLRQGIVIRLAQVLAHSDRLAEASESLAREIPYTQDVRARLRLQSEQFMWDAFNAAETDSPARSRRLARLADRLTGRDLTERYIIGLRAWDACLRGEPVDVVLHHAGRVLERPFSWAYEDRGFEVPVLAAMVHMYADRPGRAEELFEAGTAEFERHGWRGAHLSFAYSLRAYVRYRRGRLVEAEELARAGLRLAERVGRRTPVHWYAIAILLTTLLARGRPEEAWELAQEHEYGSPFPAAVVFPDSQTVYAELLLSRGETQAAIIELESVDRRLTPRGIQNPTWCPWQLHLARAVAADDPPRARALADDALRRARAFGAASGIGQALRVAAQVAAPEDRAGLLQEAVTLLSASPAGYELACALAALGTELRDADLLMQAVVTARECGADGLAAETTHTLLGLGGTLPCGLAWEDGLTEEERQAADLAVRAEKEPVPETVVLPSPDWALSAACRKLGTDRPGLREALEAFARSST; translated from the coding sequence ATGACGGACCGCCGGACCCGCACACGGCGCACCATGGTCGAACGCGATGCCGAACTCGCGATCGTCGACGAAGCCCTGGACCAACTCACCGGTCCCGGGCCGGACGCGGGTGGCGCGCTGCTCGCCTTCTCCGGCCCCGCCGGCCTCGGCAAGACCACCCTGCTCGCCGAACTACGCCGTCGCGCCCACGTCCGCAACTGCACCGTCCTCGCCGCCCGCGGCGGTGAGCAGGAGCAGAGCCAGCCCTTCCACGTCGCCCGCCAGCTCATCCAGCCCCAGCTCGCCGGCACCTCCGAGCAGGAACTGCGCGCCGCCCTCGGGGGCTGGTACTCCATCGTCGGCCCGGCCCTCGGACTCTGCGCCCCCGAACAGGGCGCCCCGCCCGACCCCCAGGGCCTGCGCGACGGACTCGACTGGGTCCTCACCCACCTCGTCGTCAAGCGCGCCCCCGTCGCCCTCGTCCTCGACGACGCCCACTGGGCCGACCCCGAGTCCCTCGGCTGGCTCGCCGCCTTCGCGCCGCGCGCCGAACACCTCCCGCTGCTCCTCGTCGTCGCCTACCGCCCCGACGAACTGCCCGAGCACGCCGACGCCTTCCGTACGCTGCCCGGCCGGGCGGGACAGCGCCCGCTGCCCCTGGCCCCGCTCACCCCCGCCGCCGTCGCCACCCTGGTCCGCGAGGCCGTCGGCGCCCACGCCGACGACGCCTTCTGCCAGGAGGCGTGGGCCGTCACCACCGGCAACCCCTTCGAGGCCGTCGAACTCACCGCCAAGGTCCGCGGCAAGGGCCTGACCCCCGTCGAGGCGAACGCCCCGCAACTGCGCGACCTCGCCGCCGCCCAGCGCGGCAGCGGCCTCGTCGCCCGCCTGGAACGCCTCGGCCCCTCCACCGTCCGCTTCGCCTGGGCCTGCGCCGTCCTCGGCACCGCCATCCCACAGGACCTCGCCGCCCGGGTCGCCGCCCTCGGCGCCGAGGAGGCCGTCGACGCCACCAGGCGGCTGCGCGATTCCCGCATCCTCTCGGCGGCCACCGCCGAGGAACCCGACGCCGGGCTGGAGTTCGTCCACCCGCTGATCGCCACCGCCATCTACCGCGCCATCCCCGACGCGCTCCGCGTCGCCCTGCACGGCAAGGCCGCGGCAGCCGTCGTCGACGCCGGACTCGGCTCCTCCGCGGCCGCCCGCCACCTCCTGGAGACCCACCCCGAGAACGACCCCTGGGTGGTCCGCACCCTGCGCGAGGCCGCCGGCGAGAACCTCCGGGCCGGCGCCCCCGAGGCCGCCCGCCGCCAGCTCGCCCGCGCCCTGCTCGAACCCCCCGATTTCGACGAACGCGCCGCCGTCCTCTACGAACTGGGCTGCGCCTCCCTGCTCACCGAGCCCGCCAACACCGTCAACCACCTGCGGGCCGCCCTCGCCGAGCCCTCCGACGACCCCACCCTGCGCCAGGGCATCGTCATCCGGCTCGCCCAGGTCCTCGCCCACAGCGACCGCCTCGCCGAGGCCTCGGAATCGCTCGCGCGGGAGATCCCCTACACCCAGGACGTACGCGCCCGGCTGCGCCTGCAGTCCGAGCAGTTCATGTGGGACGCCTTCAACGCCGCCGAGACCGACTCCCCGGCCCGCTCCCGGCGGCTCGCCCGCCTCGCCGACCGGCTCACCGGCCGCGACCTCACCGAGCGGTACATCATCGGGCTGCGCGCCTGGGACGCCTGCCTGCGGGGCGAGCCGGTCGACGTGGTGCTGCACCACGCCGGACGGGTGCTGGAGCGGCCCTTCAGCTGGGCCTACGAGGACCGCGGCTTCGAGGTACCGGTGCTGGCCGCCATGGTCCACATGTACGCCGACCGGCCCGGACGGGCCGAGGAGCTGTTCGAGGCGGGCACCGCCGAGTTCGAGCGGCACGGCTGGCGCGGCGCGCACCTCTCCTTCGCCTACAGCCTGCGGGCCTACGTCCGCTACCGGCGCGGGCGGCTCGTGGAGGCCGAGGAACTGGCCCGGGCCGGGCTGCGGCTCGCCGAACGGGTGGGCCGGCGTACCCCCGTGCACTGGTACGCCATAGCCATCCTCCTCACCACCCTGCTCGCGCGCGGCCGGCCCGAGGAGGCCTGGGAGCTGGCCCAGGAGCACGAGTACGGCAGCCCCTTCCCGGCAGCCGTCGTCTTCCCCGACTCCCAGACCGTGTACGCCGAACTGCTCCTGTCCCGGGGCGAGACGCAGGCCGCGATCATCGAACTGGAGTCGGTCGACCGGCGGTTGACACCGCGCGGCATCCAGAATCCGACCTGGTGTCCCTGGCAGCTGCACCTGGCCCGGGCGGTGGCCGCGGACGATCCGCCGCGGGCCCGCGCCCTGGCCGACGACGCCCTTCGCCGGGCCCGCGCCTTCGGCGCGGCCTCGGGCATCGGCCAGGCCCTGCGGGTGGCGGCCCAGGTCGCCGCCCCCGAGGACCGGGCCGGGCTGCTCCAGGAGGCGGTCACCCTGCTCTCGGCGTCACCGGCGGGCTACGAACTGGCCTGTGCCCTGGCCGCGCTCGGCACCGAGCTGCGGGACGCGGACCTGCTGATGCAGGCCGTGGTGACGGCGCGGGAATGCGGCGCGGACGGGCTCGCCGCGGAGACCACCCACACCCTGCTGGGACTGGGCGGCACCCTGCCGTGCGGGCTGGCCTGGGAGGACGGGCTCACGGAGGAGGAGCGGCAGGCGGCCGACCTCGCGGTGCGCGCCGAGAAGGAGCCCGTGCCGGAGACGGTGGTGCTGCCCTCGCCGGACTGGGCACTGTCGGCGGCGTGCCGCAAGCTGGGCACCGACCGGCCCGGTCTCAGGGAGGCACTGGAGGCGTTCGCCCGTAGCTCGACGTGA
- a CDS encoding ACT domain-containing protein: MSGEQDLRKLLSGMRPELNEGRYVFCTVDGTTVPAGTTPVATVLEPEGLTLVLRQEDADAAGLAYDYTAGWITLRIHSALDAVGLTAAFATELGAHGLSCNVIAGYHHDHLFVAADRAEEAVAVLEGLAARSVHH; this comes from the coding sequence ATGAGTGGAGAGCAGGATCTGCGGAAACTTCTGAGCGGGATGCGACCCGAGCTGAACGAGGGGCGGTACGTCTTCTGCACCGTCGACGGCACCACCGTCCCCGCCGGGACCACCCCCGTCGCCACCGTCCTGGAACCCGAGGGGCTCACCCTGGTCCTGCGCCAGGAGGACGCCGACGCGGCCGGACTCGCCTACGACTACACCGCCGGCTGGATCACCCTGCGGATCCACTCCGCCCTCGACGCCGTCGGACTCACCGCCGCCTTCGCCACCGAACTCGGCGCACACGGTCTGAGCTGCAACGTCATCGCCGGCTACCACCACGACCACCTCTTCGTGGCCGCCGACCGGGCCGAGGAGGCCGTGGCCGTCCTGGAAGGGCTCGCGGCCCGGTCCGTACACCACTGA
- a CDS encoding DUF397 domain-containing protein: MTSQPLAGWGKPDLDLTEADWQSSSRGVGDVQIAFVEGFIAMRNSERPESPSLIFSPDEWHKFVLNARGGEFDLT, from the coding sequence ATGACTTCACAACCCCTCGCAGGCTGGGGGAAGCCGGACCTCGATCTCACCGAGGCGGACTGGCAGTCGAGCAGCCGGGGAGTGGGCGACGTCCAGATCGCCTTCGTCGAGGGCTTCATCGCGATGCGCAACAGCGAGCGCCCCGAGAGCCCTTCGCTGATCTTCTCGCCGGACGAGTGGCACAAGTTCGTGCTGAACGCCCGGGGCGGTGAGTTCGACCTGACCTGA
- a CDS encoding thiolase domain-containing protein: MSKEPVAIVGIGQTKHMAARHDVSIAGLVREAAARALADAELTWADIDAVVIGKAPDFFEGVMMPELYLADALGAVGKPMLRVHTAGSVGGSTALVASNLVAARVHRTVLTLAFEKQSESNAMWGLSLPVPFQQPLLAGAGGFFAPHVRAYMRRTGAPDTVGSLVAYKDRRNALKNPYAHLHEHDITLEKVQASPMLWDPIRYSETCPSSDGACAMILTDRAGAARSPKPAAWVHGGAMRSEPTLFAGKDFVSPQAGKDCAADVYRQAGITDPRREIDAVEMYVPFSWYEPMWLENLGFAAEGEGWKLTEAGVTELDGDLPVNPSGGVLSTNPIGASGMIRFAEAALQVRGQAGEHQVPDARRALGHAYGGGAQFFAMWLVGAQEPTS; the protein is encoded by the coding sequence GTGAGTAAAGAGCCCGTGGCCATCGTCGGGATCGGCCAGACCAAGCACATGGCGGCCCGCCACGACGTGTCCATCGCCGGCCTGGTCCGCGAGGCGGCCGCCCGCGCCCTCGCCGACGCCGAACTGACCTGGGCGGACATCGACGCGGTCGTCATCGGCAAGGCCCCCGACTTCTTCGAGGGGGTGATGATGCCCGAGCTGTACCTGGCGGACGCCCTGGGCGCCGTAGGCAAGCCGATGCTGCGCGTGCACACGGCCGGTTCGGTCGGCGGGTCCACCGCCCTGGTCGCCTCGAACCTGGTGGCGGCCCGCGTCCACCGCACGGTCCTCACCCTCGCCTTCGAGAAGCAGTCCGAATCCAACGCCATGTGGGGCCTCTCGCTCCCCGTCCCCTTCCAGCAGCCGCTGCTCGCCGGAGCCGGCGGTTTCTTCGCCCCGCACGTGCGCGCCTACATGCGGCGCACCGGCGCGCCGGACACCGTGGGCTCGCTCGTGGCGTACAAGGACCGGCGCAACGCGCTGAAGAACCCGTACGCGCACCTGCACGAGCACGACATCACCCTGGAGAAGGTCCAGGCCTCGCCGATGCTGTGGGACCCGATCCGGTACTCGGAGACCTGCCCCTCCTCCGACGGCGCGTGCGCGATGATCCTCACCGACCGGGCGGGCGCGGCCCGTTCGCCGAAACCGGCCGCCTGGGTGCACGGCGGCGCGATGCGCAGCGAGCCCACCCTCTTCGCCGGCAAGGACTTCGTGTCGCCGCAGGCCGGCAAGGACTGCGCGGCCGACGTCTACCGCCAGGCCGGCATCACCGATCCGCGCCGGGAGATCGACGCGGTCGAGATGTACGTGCCGTTCTCCTGGTACGAGCCGATGTGGCTGGAGAACCTCGGCTTCGCGGCGGAGGGCGAGGGCTGGAAGCTCACCGAGGCCGGGGTCACCGAACTCGACGGCGACCTGCCCGTCAACCCCTCGGGCGGCGTGCTGTCCACCAACCCGATCGGCGCCTCCGGCATGATCCGCTTCGCGGAGGCGGCCCTCCAGGTCCGCGGCCAGGCCGGGGAACACCAGGTTCCGGACGCTCGCCGGGCGCTCGGGCACGCCTACGGCGGCGGCGCGCAGTTCTTCGCGATGTGGCTGGTGGGGGCACAGGAGCCGACCTCCTGA
- a CDS encoding thiolase domain-containing protein codes for MARYAREVAVVAFAQSDHLRRTDELSEVEMVMPVLHQVLAATGLKAGEIGFTCSGSSDYLAGRAFSFTMTLDGVGAWPPISESHVEMDGAWALYEAWVKIQTGEADTALVYSYGKSSPGSVRDVLTRQLDPYYVAPLWPDAVALAALQAQALIDAGEADEAALAAVGARSRDAAVANPHAQLRGPVPQGDYQVRPLRTGDCPPIGDGAAAVVLAAGDLARRLCERPAWITGIDHRIEAHSLGLRDLTDSPSTRLAAEHAGVFEAPVDTAELHAPFSSQEVVLRKALGLTDEVSVNPSGGALAANPMMAAGLIRIGEAAARIHRGASRRAVAHATSGPCLQQNLVAVLEGDAR; via the coding sequence ATGGCCCGATACGCCCGCGAGGTCGCGGTGGTCGCCTTCGCGCAGAGCGACCACCTGCGCCGCACCGACGAGCTCAGCGAAGTCGAGATGGTCATGCCGGTCCTCCACCAGGTCCTGGCCGCCACCGGCCTGAAGGCCGGCGAGATCGGCTTCACCTGCTCCGGCTCCAGCGACTATCTGGCCGGCCGGGCCTTCTCCTTCACCATGACCCTCGACGGGGTCGGTGCCTGGCCGCCGATCTCCGAATCGCACGTCGAGATGGACGGTGCCTGGGCCCTGTACGAGGCCTGGGTCAAGATCCAGACCGGCGAGGCCGACACCGCGCTCGTCTACTCGTACGGGAAGTCCTCCCCGGGATCGGTCCGTGACGTGCTGACCCGCCAGCTCGATCCGTACTACGTCGCCCCGCTTTGGCCCGACGCGGTCGCCCTGGCAGCCCTCCAGGCCCAGGCCCTGATCGACGCGGGCGAGGCCGACGAGGCCGCCCTGGCGGCCGTCGGCGCACGCAGCCGGGACGCGGCGGTCGCCAACCCGCACGCCCAGCTCCGCGGCCCCGTCCCCCAGGGCGACTACCAGGTCCGGCCGCTGCGCACCGGGGACTGCCCGCCCATCGGCGACGGCGCGGCCGCCGTCGTGCTGGCCGCCGGCGACCTCGCGCGGCGGCTCTGCGAACGCCCCGCCTGGATCACCGGAATCGACCACCGCATCGAGGCCCACAGCCTGGGCCTGCGCGACCTCACCGACTCCCCGTCCACCCGGCTCGCCGCCGAACACGCGGGTGTCTTCGAAGCCCCGGTGGACACGGCCGAACTGCACGCCCCGTTCTCCTCCCAGGAGGTCGTGCTCCGCAAGGCGCTCGGCCTCACCGACGAGGTGAGCGTCAACCCCTCCGGCGGCGCGCTCGCCGCCAACCCGATGATGGCCGCCGGCCTGATCCGCATCGGCGAGGCGGCCGCCCGGATCCACCGCGGCGCGTCGCGACGGGCCGTCGCCCACGCCACCTCCGGCCCCTGCCTCCAGCAGAACCTGGTCGCCGTCCTGGAAGGGGACGCAAGGTGA
- a CDS encoding Zn-ribbon domain-containing OB-fold protein — MTAASPPEILRAPLVVEFPFTRSLGPVQSAFLTGLREGTVLGVKTSDGKVMVPPVEYDPVTAEEIRELVEVGATGTVTTWAWNDRPRSQQPLDTPFAWVLVRLDGADTDLLHALDAPGPDAVRTGMRVRVRWAAERTGAITDIACFEPYDGPAGGEAVPHDGDFADAVTGIVAEARLDYVYSPGRAQTAYIAALSERRTVGERCPSCHKVYVPPRGACPTCGVATTDRVEVGPAGTVTTYCIVNIKAKNLDIEVPYVYAHIALDGAGLALHGRIGGIPYDQVRMGLRVEPVWTEGGRHPDHYRPTGEPDADYDAYKELI; from the coding sequence ATGACAGCTGCCTCCCCACCGGAGATCCTCCGCGCACCCCTCGTCGTCGAGTTCCCCTTCACCCGGTCGCTCGGGCCCGTCCAGAGCGCCTTCCTCACCGGGCTGCGCGAGGGCACCGTGCTCGGGGTGAAGACCTCCGACGGCAAGGTGATGGTCCCGCCCGTCGAGTACGACCCCGTCACCGCCGAGGAGATCCGCGAGCTCGTCGAGGTCGGCGCCACCGGGACCGTCACCACCTGGGCGTGGAACGATCGGCCCCGCTCCCAACAGCCCCTGGACACCCCCTTCGCCTGGGTGCTGGTCCGGCTCGACGGCGCCGACACCGACCTCCTGCACGCCCTCGACGCGCCCGGCCCGGACGCGGTCCGCACCGGCATGCGGGTACGCGTGCGCTGGGCCGCCGAGCGCACCGGCGCCATCACCGACATCGCCTGCTTCGAACCGTACGACGGCCCCGCGGGCGGGGAAGCCGTCCCGCACGACGGGGACTTCGCCGACGCCGTCACCGGCATCGTCGCCGAGGCCCGCCTCGACTACGTCTACAGCCCCGGCCGCGCCCAGACCGCCTACATCGCCGCCCTCTCCGAGCGGCGGACCGTCGGCGAGCGCTGCCCCTCCTGCCACAAGGTGTACGTCCCGCCGCGCGGCGCCTGCCCCACCTGCGGGGTCGCCACCACCGACCGCGTCGAGGTCGGACCCGCCGGCACGGTCACCACCTACTGCATCGTCAACATCAAGGCGAAGAACCTCGACATCGAGGTCCCCTACGTCTACGCCCACATCGCCCTCGACGGCGCCGGCCTCGCCCTCCACGGCCGGATCGGCGGCATCCCCTACGACCAGGTCCGCATGGGCCTGCGCGTCGAGCCGGTATGGACCGAGGGCGGTCGCCACCCCGACCACTACCGCCCCACCGGCGAACCGGACGCGGACTACGACGCGTACAAGGAGCTCATCTGA
- a CDS encoding crotonase/enoyl-CoA hydratase family protein — protein sequence MGGTEHLTVDRHGATLVLTMNRPEAKNALSLPLLVGLYDGWLEADADDGIRSVVLTGAGGDFCAGMDLKALAGKGMAGDLYRDRLKADPDLHWKAMLRHHRPRKPVIAAVEGYCVAGGTEILQGTDIRVAAEGATFGLFEVKRGLFPIGGSTVRLPRQIPRTHALEMLLTGRPYSAAEAERIGLVGRVVPDGTALAAALEIAERINACGPLAVEAVKASVYETAELTEREGLASELLRGWPIFDTADAKEGARAFAEKRPAVYRRE from the coding sequence ATGGGTGGGACGGAACACCTGACCGTGGATCGGCACGGCGCCACGCTGGTGCTCACCATGAACAGGCCCGAGGCGAAGAACGCGCTCTCGCTGCCGCTGCTGGTGGGGCTGTACGACGGCTGGCTGGAGGCGGACGCCGACGACGGGATCCGCTCGGTGGTCCTCACCGGCGCGGGCGGGGACTTCTGCGCCGGAATGGACCTCAAGGCCCTGGCCGGGAAGGGAATGGCGGGCGACCTGTACCGGGACCGCCTCAAGGCCGACCCCGACCTGCACTGGAAGGCGATGCTGCGCCACCACCGGCCGCGCAAGCCGGTGATCGCGGCGGTCGAGGGCTACTGCGTGGCCGGCGGCACCGAGATCCTGCAGGGCACGGACATCCGGGTGGCGGCCGAGGGAGCCACCTTCGGACTGTTCGAGGTCAAGCGCGGGCTCTTCCCGATCGGCGGCTCCACGGTGCGGCTGCCGCGCCAGATCCCGCGGACGCACGCCCTGGAAATGCTGCTGACCGGCCGCCCGTACTCCGCTGCCGAGGCCGAACGGATCGGGCTGGTCGGGCGGGTGGTGCCGGACGGTACGGCGCTGGCGGCGGCCCTGGAGATCGCGGAGCGGATCAACGCGTGCGGGCCGCTTGCGGTGGAGGCGGTCAAGGCGTCGGTCTACGAGACCGCCGAGCTGACGGAGCGGGAAGGGCTGGCGTCCGAACTGCTGCGGGGGTGGCCGATCTTCGACACCGCCGATGCGAAGGAGGGGGCGAGGGCGTTCGCCGAGAAGCGGCCGGCGGTGTATCGGCGCGAGTAG